A stretch of the Paenibacillus dendritiformis genome encodes the following:
- the corA gene encoding magnesium/cobalt transporter CorA — protein MKIRLVNEGVFTPVDDIQMTLAPPENGFYWLDADLEDLVELQPLFSIHDLAVEDCMSEEEQRPKIEIYENHYFIVLNSIRFDDEEIFLRALNIFLGKHFIITVTKQKINELRMVKPMLWEQQVSSADRMLYHLLDLVVDNYFSVADRIEAKIDTLEEELIVSAKKAHLNEIISLRSEILWLKKGLAPQKEVLLVLYRKDLRLIDDDLQKYFRDIYENAVKVSETFETFRDLMGNLRESYQLSIANRANDIMRVFTAITTIFMPLTLITGIYGMNFDYIPFMDWAYGSLYIIGFMLILGALMFYLFRKKDWI, from the coding sequence ATGAAAATCCGTCTAGTAAACGAAGGCGTCTTCACGCCGGTGGATGATATACAGATGACACTCGCTCCGCCGGAGAACGGCTTCTATTGGTTAGATGCCGATTTGGAAGATCTGGTCGAGCTGCAGCCCTTGTTCTCCATACATGATCTCGCGGTCGAGGACTGTATGAGCGAAGAAGAGCAGCGGCCCAAAATCGAAATCTATGAAAATCATTATTTCATCGTGCTGAATAGCATCCGCTTCGACGATGAGGAAATATTTCTGCGGGCCCTGAATATCTTTCTCGGCAAACACTTCATCATCACCGTGACGAAGCAGAAAATCAATGAATTGCGCATGGTCAAGCCGATGCTGTGGGAGCAGCAGGTGAGCTCGGCCGACCGCATGCTGTATCACTTGCTCGATCTGGTGGTGGATAACTACTTCTCGGTAGCCGATCGGATCGAAGCCAAGATCGACACCTTGGAGGAAGAACTGATCGTCAGCGCCAAGAAGGCCCACCTGAACGAAATCATTAGTCTTCGCAGCGAGATTCTATGGCTCAAAAAAGGATTGGCGCCGCAAAAAGAAGTGCTGCTGGTCCTCTACCGCAAGGATCTCCGTCTCATCGACGATGATCTGCAGAAGTATTTCCGGGATATCTATGAAAATGCGGTCAAAGTCTCCGAGACGTTCGAGACCTTCCGCGATCTGATGGGCAACTTGCGAGAATCGTATCAGCTCAGCATCGCGAACCGGGCGAACGACATCATGCGCGTATTTACCGCGATTACGACGATTTTCATGCCGCTGACGCTCATTACCGGCATCTACGGAATGAACTTCGATTATATTCCATTCATGGACTGGGCCTACGGCTCGCTTTATATTATCGGCTTTATGCTCATACTCGGTGCCCTGATGTTCTACTTGTTCCGCAAAAAGGACTGGATATAA
- a CDS encoding DUF3055 domain-containing protein, with product MSAHELDFLADHTEATSTRFVTFIGGSMRRFDLALTTTSRFYGKTLVTDLQSGLTAILGQDDLEEEGYLEHFYRLTDEEAADLRQFLSLVVGAAHFTD from the coding sequence ATGAGCGCACATGAACTCGATTTTTTGGCCGATCATACCGAAGCCACGTCCACGAGATTCGTTACCTTCATCGGCGGCAGCATGCGCCGTTTCGATCTCGCCCTTACGACGACTTCCCGCTTCTATGGCAAGACGCTCGTCACCGATCTTCAGAGCGGCCTGACCGCCATTCTCGGACAGGACGACCTGGAGGAGGAAGGCTATCTGGAGCATTTCTACCGCTTGACCGACGAAGAAGCCGCCGATCTGCGCCAATTCCTGTCCCTCGTCGTCGGCGCGGCGCATTTTACCGACTGA
- a CDS encoding arsenate reductase family protein has protein sequence MKVTVYHYSKCGTCRKAIQWLKEQGLELELVPILDQPPSERELEEMIDRSGLELKKWFNTSGEVYKELKLKDKLPQMSREEQIKLLASNGKLIKRPVVTDGKRVTVGFREEVYRDTWTTAAKHG, from the coding sequence GTGAAGGTAACGGTCTATCATTATTCGAAATGCGGCACTTGCCGCAAAGCGATTCAATGGCTGAAGGAGCAAGGGCTCGAATTGGAGCTGGTTCCGATCCTCGATCAGCCGCCAAGCGAGCGGGAGCTGGAGGAGATGATCGATCGGAGCGGCCTGGAGCTGAAAAAGTGGTTCAATACGAGCGGGGAAGTCTACAAGGAGTTGAAGCTGAAGGACAAGCTGCCTCAGATGAGCCGCGAGGAGCAGATCAAGCTGCTTGCCTCGAACGGCAAGCTCATTAAGCGCCCCGTCGTGACGGACGGCAAGCGGGTAACGGTCGGTTTCCGCGAAGAGGTATACCGCGATACGTGGACGACCGCGGCCAAGCATGGCTGA
- a CDS encoding HRDC domain-containing protein has product MQVVWMVRLERSMEEEGSDKRPKRGGKRKEDSPAAPFGLLTAGEEQGQWMVLWEADGAEPEIWFEGGDWAEMRASLRRGMARLMSAGYRLSLGFVPEADIHERRMREQQEWIACYADLHPNTEVYDRLAQWRREAATRLRRAPYWIASNRMLRMVSAYLPQNLEELEQIPGFGAVKVRDFGAEIIQITKQYDRTTDFPLDWVAAAVSEPEFARWVYAEWEAKQANELAKISERRLLMEGLQQGMGIGQLMERLQVDRRELIMRIEKIAKEGGAFERLAEEELASMPPAEREAVESALIELGDEYIKPIYIKAFGEAALELPASELQTNYERIRFLRLLHRRRKSREARQAQAG; this is encoded by the coding sequence ATGCAGGTTGTATGGATGGTGAGATTGGAGCGAAGCATGGAGGAGGAAGGAAGCGATAAGCGGCCGAAGCGCGGCGGGAAGCGGAAGGAAGATTCACCTGCGGCTCCCTTCGGGCTCCTGACTGCGGGCGAGGAGCAGGGGCAATGGATGGTGCTGTGGGAGGCGGATGGCGCGGAGCCGGAGATCTGGTTCGAAGGCGGCGATTGGGCCGAGATGCGGGCATCGCTGCGGCGGGGCATGGCGCGGCTCATGAGTGCAGGTTACCGGCTGTCGCTCGGCTTCGTTCCGGAGGCGGACATTCATGAGCGCCGCATGCGGGAACAGCAGGAATGGATCGCCTGCTATGCCGATCTCCATCCGAATACGGAGGTGTATGATCGGCTGGCCCAATGGCGCAGGGAAGCGGCCACGCGTCTGAGACGAGCTCCGTACTGGATCGCGTCGAACCGGATGCTCCGCATGGTCAGCGCTTATTTGCCGCAGAATCTGGAGGAACTGGAGCAGATTCCGGGCTTCGGCGCGGTAAAGGTACGCGACTTCGGCGCAGAGATTATTCAGATTACGAAGCAGTACGACCGCACGACGGACTTCCCGCTCGACTGGGTGGCCGCTGCCGTCAGCGAGCCTGAATTCGCCAGATGGGTCTATGCGGAATGGGAAGCGAAGCAGGCGAATGAGCTGGCCAAAATATCGGAGCGCCGCCTGCTGATGGAAGGGCTGCAGCAAGGGATGGGGATCGGGCAGCTGATGGAGCGATTGCAGGTGGATCGGCGCGAATTGATTATGCGCATCGAGAAGATTGCGAAGGAAGGCGGCGCCTTTGAGCGGCTGGCCGAAGAGGAACTGGCTTCGATGCCTCCCGCCGAACGCGAAGCGGTTGAGTCGGCCCTCATTGAATTGGGGGACGAGTACATCAAGCCGATCTATATCAAGGCGTTCGGCGAAGCGGCGCTGGAACTGCCGGCTTCCGAGCTGCAGACCAACTATGAACGGATACGCTTCCTCCGGCTTCTGCACCGCAGACGGAAGAGCCGGGAGGCGCGGCAGGCTCAGGCCGGGTAA
- a CDS encoding 5'-3' exonuclease, with amino-acid sequence MWDTDMMSEPAEPRMLLVDGMALLFRAYYASAYGGSIRRMKDGTPTNAVYGFMRYFWDAVKRFEPTHIACCWDLGSKTFRAEQFDQYKANRADCPDDLVPQFQLIRDVMDSFHIPNVQAEGYEADDCIGTLSRLFRDEMEVYVLTGDHDMLQLVHERTRVVIMKKGQGNYAVYCPQTLMEEKQLTPEQIIDVKGLMGDPSDNYPGVRGIGEKTALKLIQQYSSIDGILANMSSLPAGVRAKIESDLEMLHLSRRLARIHCDAPVVCEADQCVFRPQRDAVAAMFEQLEMTSILRLIETA; translated from the coding sequence ATGTGGGATACGGACATGATGTCCGAACCGGCCGAGCCGCGCATGCTGCTGGTGGACGGGATGGCTCTGCTGTTCCGGGCGTATTACGCCAGCGCATACGGCGGGTCCATCCGCCGCATGAAGGACGGCACGCCAACCAATGCCGTCTATGGATTCATGCGGTACTTCTGGGATGCGGTCAAGCGGTTCGAGCCGACGCATATCGCCTGCTGCTGGGATCTGGGGAGCAAGACGTTCCGGGCGGAGCAGTTCGATCAATATAAGGCGAACCGGGCCGATTGCCCGGACGATCTGGTGCCCCAGTTCCAGTTGATCCGCGACGTCATGGACAGCTTCCATATTCCGAATGTGCAGGCCGAAGGCTACGAGGCCGATGATTGCATCGGCACGCTGTCGCGGCTGTTCCGCGATGAGATGGAAGTGTATGTCTTGACAGGCGACCATGACATGCTTCAATTGGTGCATGAACGGACACGGGTCGTCATCATGAAGAAGGGACAAGGCAACTATGCCGTCTATTGCCCGCAGACGCTGATGGAAGAGAAGCAGCTTACGCCGGAGCAGATTATCGATGTGAAGGGGCTGATGGGCGATCCGTCGGACAACTATCCGGGCGTTCGCGGAATCGGCGAGAAGACGGCCCTCAAGCTGATTCAGCAGTATTCGTCGATAGACGGGATTCTTGCCAATATGAGCTCGCTCCCGGCAGGCGTCCGCGCCAAGATCGAGTCCGATCTGGAGATGCTCCATCTGTCGCGGCGGCTGGCGCGCATCCACTGCGACGCGCCGGTCGTATGCGAAGCCGATCAATGCGTGTTCCGGCCGCAGCGGGATGCGGTCGCGGCCATGTTCGAGCAGCTTGAGATGACAAGCATTCTTCGTCTGATCGAGACGGCCTAA
- a CDS encoding RluA family pseudouridine synthase, protein MTGPSGRKLAAELEYVVPEADEGIQLRAVLRSRLNLSRRLLTRLKTTEAAITVNGLTERSGRPLSVRERLHAGDVVHVRIEEEAVESIPPEPIPIDIVYEDDDVLVLNKPAGIVVHPTRGYPGGTLANGVIHYWRAKGELTRFRPANRLDQETSGLLIVAKHGHAHHQLADQMQTDDIWKGYEAFVYGVPSPLEGTIRAPIDRDKTEPHLRVVTEDGYDSITHYRTLETYGEEASLVSCRLETGRTHQIRVHMKHIGCPLLGDKFYGGGQPESPWLAGALETLNRHALHAAELRFKHPMTGEAMHFKAPLPDDLLALRERLRHGRQH, encoded by the coding sequence ATGACGGGGCCTAGCGGACGGAAGCTGGCCGCGGAGCTTGAATATGTCGTGCCGGAAGCCGACGAAGGGATTCAGCTGCGGGCCGTGCTGCGCTCGCGGCTGAATCTGTCGCGGCGGCTGTTGACCCGGCTGAAGACGACGGAAGCGGCCATTACGGTGAACGGGCTGACGGAGCGAAGCGGCAGGCCGCTTAGCGTGAGAGAGCGCCTCCATGCGGGGGATGTCGTTCATGTGCGGATCGAGGAGGAGGCGGTCGAATCGATCCCGCCGGAGCCGATTCCGATTGACATCGTATACGAGGACGACGATGTTCTGGTACTGAACAAGCCGGCGGGGATCGTCGTCCATCCGACGAGAGGCTATCCGGGGGGCACGCTGGCGAACGGGGTAATTCATTACTGGCGCGCCAAGGGGGAACTGACCCGCTTCCGGCCGGCGAACCGGCTCGATCAGGAGACCTCCGGCCTGCTTATCGTCGCGAAGCATGGCCATGCCCATCATCAGCTCGCGGATCAGATGCAGACGGATGACATCTGGAAAGGATATGAGGCGTTCGTCTATGGCGTCCCTTCGCCGCTGGAGGGGACCATCCGGGCTCCGATCGACCGGGACAAGACGGAGCCTCATTTGCGTGTCGTGACAGAGGATGGCTATGATTCGATTACCCATTACCGGACGCTGGAGACGTACGGAGAGGAAGCATCCCTCGTATCCTGCCGCTTGGAGACCGGGCGAACGCATCAGATTCGCGTTCATATGAAGCATATCGGCTGCCCGCTGCTGGGGGACAAGTTCTACGGCGGCGGGCAGCCGGAATCGCCATGGCTTGCCGGAGCGCTGGAGACGTTGAACCGGCATGCGCTGCATGCCGCCGAGCTGCGGTTCAAGCACCCGATGACAGGGGAGGCGATGCATTTCAAGGCTCCGCTGCCGGATGATCTGTTGGCGCTGCGGGAACGCTTGCGGCATGGGCGGCAGCATTGA
- a CDS encoding phosphodiester glycosidase family protein, whose protein sequence is MNQDNVCRAPSERRAGRWRSCLAGLIAFSLLWVWTPGAKVQDGRPAASGVVVAAAKPANKVSVSVKRVSLGRKVFRVTTVRVPKGMKPHVSFGKDRFGTTATLARTAKRTGAKAAVNGTYFEAYGGRPEPYGTIINRGRVEHTSNYGTAIGFRPDGRAVMDSLRIEVSGQVTDADTERTSSWHAYFVNRTPKRDGSAAVLYTPLRGSSLGFAYGRAVVVRGGVVKKVTAGRNVSIPKDGYVLVFTGTEKPMADRFHVGDKVTMSIRYTDRLGHPIDWDDVQVALGGGPRLVKDGKVALNPRAEGFKEDKILSKSAMRSGIGILPDGSILLATVPSATMKQWAEIWKKMGAVQAMNLDGGASAGLMANGRVVTRPGRELSNVLWFSE, encoded by the coding sequence TTGAATCAGGACAATGTATGCCGGGCTCCTTCGGAACGCCGTGCGGGCCGATGGCGTTCCTGCCTTGCGGGCTTGATCGCATTCAGTCTGTTATGGGTGTGGACGCCGGGAGCGAAGGTCCAAGACGGCCGCCCTGCGGCGTCTGGCGTGGTCGTCGCGGCAGCCAAGCCCGCGAACAAGGTAAGCGTTTCCGTGAAGCGGGTCTCCCTCGGCCGCAAAGTCTTCCGCGTGACCACGGTACGCGTGCCCAAAGGAATGAAGCCGCATGTCTCCTTCGGCAAGGACCGCTTCGGCACGACCGCGACGCTGGCCCGCACCGCGAAGCGGACCGGAGCGAAGGCGGCGGTGAACGGAACCTACTTCGAGGCCTATGGAGGCCGTCCCGAGCCGTATGGCACGATTATCAACCGCGGCCGGGTCGAGCATACGAGCAATTACGGCACGGCCATCGGTTTCCGTCCGGACGGGCGGGCCGTGATGGACAGCCTGCGCATCGAGGTTAGCGGTCAAGTGACGGACGCGGACACCGAACGCACTTCGTCCTGGCATGCCTATTTCGTCAACCGAACGCCCAAGCGGGACGGCAGCGCGGCCGTATTGTACACGCCGCTGCGAGGCAGTTCGCTCGGCTTCGCCTACGGACGGGCCGTCGTCGTTCGCGGCGGCGTCGTGAAGAAGGTGACGGCCGGCCGCAATGTGAGCATTCCGAAGGACGGATATGTGCTTGTCTTTACGGGGACGGAGAAGCCGATGGCCGATCGGTTCCATGTGGGGGATAAAGTAACGATGTCGATTCGTTATACGGATAGGCTGGGCCATCCGATCGACTGGGACGACGTGCAGGTGGCGCTGGGCGGCGGTCCCCGTCTGGTGAAGGATGGCAAGGTGGCATTGAATCCGCGGGCGGAAGGCTTCAAAGAGGACAAAATATTGTCCAAGTCGGCGATGCGGAGCGGGATCGGCATCCTGCCCGACGGATCGATACTGTTGGCCACGGTTCCCTCCGCGACAATGAAGCAATGGGCGGAAATATGGAAGAAGATGGGTGCCGTACAAGCGATGAATCTGGACGGCGGAGCTTCGGCAGGATTGATGGCCAACGGCCGGGTCGTCACCAGACCGGGACGGGAGCTGAGCAATGTGCTCTGGTTCTCCGAGTAA